A single Calypte anna isolate BGI_N300 chromosome 5A, bCalAnn1_v1.p, whole genome shotgun sequence DNA region contains:
- the LOC103534357 gene encoding cytosolic phospholipase A2 epsilon-like, translating into MGLLCSKAQTESSPCNLLTVKVIRMKNARKADLLSQSDLYVSLSLPTASVQHFRTQTVQNTKNPTWNETFHFTVQSQVKNILELKVCDEDNVTQDDHLLTVFFDVSKIQLGENIKLCFQLNPQGKEELEVEFTMESSPDPPEIITTNGVLVSREVACLEVQVNGGRLRRDNTERKFALTVDGSFEGTQTHTLSSCICPTSPARFHYIKYNQSALTVALPQRRTLSRSLSGQNEINMDESVTLPLNLLPIQEKITIAEDRTIDLYTKANEWTQGMCFRPRSLDTRLGFDLCIDEQNFLQNRKKVVAAALKEVLHLGEDLQDHEVPIVAVTTTGCGIRALTAMYGSILGLQKLRLLDCISYISGSSGTTWTMTKLYEDAEWSRNDLGEIIIEARKQAAKCKKGAFSLRSLRNYYRELSQRTQAGHKTSFIDLWGLMIESMLNDGKCHHRLSDQRRSVNRGQNPLPIYLALNVKDKVATKDFREWVEFTPYEVGFLKYGAFIRSENFGSEFFMGRLMKKLPESRICFMQGMWSSIFSKNLLDAWHAADNSEDFWHRWTQDRVTEIEEESDLPEKPHEMPTCMSTPTSSISTALRDILTDRPAVSKYHSFLRGFQMHNEYIQQGHFTKWKDTSLDASPNELRNNSEHLEMVDAAFFFETSCPPLMRPERKVDVIIHLNYTGGSQILPLKQAARYFSQQEIPFPSIGLKDDEKNLEECYVFDGTDTPGAPVLLYFPLVNDTFQKYVEPGMARSADEMEQGKVDISGFYSPYSTKEVSLKAEDFNKLLKLTNYNIMNNENKILYALRTAVARKKQALSQPA; encoded by the exons TATCCCAGTCAGACCTCTACGTGAGCCTGAGCCTCCCAACAGCCTCGGTGCAGCATTTCCGCACCCAAACGGTCCAGAACACCAAGAACCCCACGTGGAATGAAACTTTCCACTTCACAGTTCAGAGTCAGGTTAAG AACATTCTGGAGCTGAAAGTTTGTGATGAGGACAATGTGACTCAAGATGACCATCTCCTCACTGTCTTCTTTGATGTTTCCAAAATCCAGCTTGGGGAAAACATTaagctgtgttttcagctgAATCCTCAG GgaaaagaggagctggaggtggaaTTCACAATGGAGAGCAG TCCGGATCCTCCCGAAATCATCACTACTAATGGAGTTTTAGTG TCTCGTGAAGTTGCCTGTTTGGAAGTGCAGGTGAATGGtgggaggctgaggagggacaATACAG AAAGGAAGTTTGCGTTGACTGTGGATGGGTCATTTGAAGGAACCCAAACCCACACACTGAGCTCCTGCATCTGTCCAACCTCCCCAGCTAGGTTCCACTACATCAAGTACAATCAGTCAGCTCTCACCGTGGCTCTGCCACAGCGGAGGACGCTCAGCAGG TCTCTATCGggtcaaaatgaaataaatatggaTGAGTCTGTGACTCTGCCTCTGAACTTGCTTCCTATACAAGAGAAAATAACCATAGCAGAG GACAGGACAATTGACTTGTACACAAAGGCAAATGAATG GACTCAGGGTATGTGTTTCAGGCCAAGAAGCCTTGACACCCGCCTGGGGTTTGACCTGTGCATTGATGAGCAGAATTTCCTGCAGAACAGGAAGAAAGTGGTTGCTGCTGCACTGAAGGAGGTTCTTCATCTAGGCGAAGATCTGCAAGACCATGAG GTGCCTATAGTGGCTGTGACCACAACGGGATGTGGGATAAGAGCACTGACTGCCATGTATGGCAGCATTTTGGGTCTTCAAAAGTTGCGTCTTCTGGATTGCATTTCGTACATCAGTGGCTCATCTGGCACAACTTG GACAATGACAAAACTGTATGAAGATGCTGAGTGGTCACGTAACGATCTTGGAGAAATAATTATCGAAGCTCGGAAGCAAGCAGCCAAGTGCAAGAAGGGGGCTTTTTCCTTAAGAAGTCTGAGAAATTATTACAGAGAGCTGAGCCAAAGGACCCAAGCAGGACATAAAACATCTTTTATTGATCTCTGGGGGCTCATGATTGAATCCATGTTAAATGATGGG AAATGCCACCACAGACTTTCTGATCAACGTCGATCAGTGAATCGGGGTCAGAACCCACTGCCCATCTACCTTGCCCTCAATGTCAAGGACAAAGTTGCCACCAAGGATTTTAGAG AGTGGGTGGAGTTCACCCCCTATGAGGTGGGGTTCCTGAAGTACGGAGCCTTCATCCGTTCAGAGAATTTTGGAAGTGAGTTCTTCATGGGTCGCCTGATGAAGAAGCTCCCTGAGTCCCGGATCTGCTTCATGCAAG GAATGTGGAGTAGTATCTTCTCCAAAAACCTCTTGGATGCCTGGCATGCAGCTGACAATTCAGAGGACTTCTGGCACAGGTGGACTCAAGACAGAGTGACCGAAATAG AGGAAGAATCCGACTTGCCGGAGAAGCCTCACGAGATGCCCACGTGCATGTCCACCCCTACCAGCAGCATCTCCACGGCTCTCCGGGATATCCTGACGGATCGCCCTGCTGTCTCCAAGTACCACAGCTTCCTGAGGGGCTTCCAGATGCACAACGAGTACATCCAGCAGGGGCATTTCACAAAATGGAAAG ACACTTCCCTAGACGCCTCTCCTAATGAGCTGAGAAACAACTCAGAGCATCTGGAGATGGTGGatgcagcttttttctttgaaaccaGCTGCCCACCCCTTATGAGACCAGAGCGGAAAGTGGACGTCATCATACACTTAAATTACACTGGTGGATCACAGATCTTG CCCCTGAAGCAGGCTGCCAGATACTTCTCACAACAGGAAATTCCATTTCCCAGCATTGGACTGAAGGATGATGAGAAGAACCTGGAAGAGTGCTACGTGTTTGATGGCACAGACACCCCAGGAGCTCctgtgctgctttattttccattagTGAATGATACTTTCCAAAAATATGTAGAGCCTG GCATGGCACGTAGTGCAGATGAAATGGAGCAGGGCAAGGTTGATATCTCCGGTTTCTACTCCCCGTACTCAACGAAGGAAGTGTCACTGAAAGCTGAAGATTTCAACAAGCTCCTGAAGCTGACAAACTACAACATCATGAACAATGAGAACAAGATTCTCTACGCTTTGCGCACGGCTGTGGCACGGAAGAAGCAAGCTCTGAGCCAGCCAGCATGA